The DNA window TGATGGATAAAGTTCCAAGCACCGTATTTCATCCTATATAAcagaatatttttattataataataataataataattataatgatacTACTACTATTGCGAATActatgaacaacaacaacaacaacaattattattattattattatcattattgttattgttgttgttattaactCTGCATTTAATGGAATGCATTTTGTCTATATTCAGTCTTCCAGTGAGGATTACCGGCCCAATATTAAGAGCTGCCATTCCCCGCCCCAGGAGCCCAGCAGATCCCAGCCCACTCCGGAGTGGTGGTCCCCGAGCGGTCTGAACCGTAAGAGAACATCTTCATTAAATGCATGAGTTaattaaaaacacagacattagCTTTGAACCTTCCCGTTGCTCAAGGCATGCTAACGTTTTGTTCTGTCCAAATGTTACGGTGACAAAGCTGTCAGTTTTCATGCGCGACCTAAAAATATGCTTCGTGTTGACTTCAGCCCTGGTTTGCTGAGAACTAAGGATTGGCCAATTTCCGTTAAACTTTGCTGACACACACGTATTTTTGGTCTGTGAATCTGTGCTGGAAaagctggattttttttgttgagctGACAAACAAGTGTCAAGAATCTTTGTTACTCCATTTCGGTTAGTAGGGTGTGTTTGTTCCCATCCATATTGACAAACGGAAGCTATGTAGTGCTACAAAAGTTGAATCTGAAATGAGGAAATGCATTCTGCAGATTCTGTGCAGCCGAGCCGTGATGTTTTAAatcatggggtttttttttgttgttgttttcccaCAGCCATGCTTTTGAATCCAGATCCTACACCGCCTGGCAGTTTTAATTCAGGTTTGTGCGCAGTTcgctttctccccccccccccccccactgtaaTGCAAAGAGAATTATGTGCATATATGggctccctgagcaagacacatggctcatggctcaggcagtaagagcagtcgtctcattggctcaggcagtaagagcagtcgtctcattggctcaggcagtaagagcagtcgtctggcagtcagagggttgccggttcgatcccccgcccgcgctgtgtcgaagtgtccctgagcaagacacctaacccccaaatgctcctgaatgcgccttgcatggcagccaatcgccgtcggtgtgtgagtgtgtgtatgaatgggtgaatgagaagcatcaattgtatagcgctttggataaaggcgctatgtaaatgccaaccatttatataaataccaaccatttaccatactcCCTGAATAGTGGTGTCTCGTCAAGCATCATCTCTCCTGCCGATCCCTTAtggtggtctctctctctctctctctcttacactctctctctctgtctctctctctgcagccttcTCGCAGATGATGATCACGTTCTTCTACGGCGGCAAGATGATGGGCAGCACCATGACCACTCACGGGGAGGGCTGCCGCATCTCGCCCTTCCAGCCGCCCGTGATGAACGAGATGCTCTACGGCGGCGACAGCCTCCAGAGCATCCGCTTCCCGCCCGTGGAGATGATCGAGCACGAGAGGCAGCGCCACGTCACCCGGAAGCTCTTCGGCCACCTGGAGCGCGGGGTCCTGGTGCGCGCCAACCGCGAGGGCGTCTTCATCAAGCGCCTGTGCCAGAGCCGCGTCTTCTGGAGCGGACTGTGCGCCCAGTACAGCCCCGGGCCCAGCAAGCTGGAGCGGGACGCCGTCGTCAAGATCTTCGACACCGGCAGGTTCCTGCAAGGTGAGTGCAGCGGCCCGAAAAAACGTGTGACCGGCTCACGTATCGACGACCTGCAGTGAGATTCAGAAGTGGGGAAACGCAGAGGTCCACCGTAGGATTGTGAACCTTTCTGATACGGTAATGACAATGCCTAATTCTAGGTTCCGTGTGTTTCCCTGTTCACGAGAGCAGTGtgtctcaactccagtcctcaggacccactttccagaaggtttttgttgcaaccagaaactcacacacctgacttaCTGACTGAACCAgtcaaaccaccaaaaatgcccttgattagttaactcaggtgtgtgagttcctggttaccaCAACAACCTTCTGGCAGGTGGGTCCCagggactggagttgagaaactcTGCACTGCAGTGTCATCATAAAGACTGTACAGTCACAGGGAATAGGGTGTTGTTGTGTTCTGGTCTCACGTGGTCCTGTTCTGCTTGGTTTCCAGCTCTGCAGCTCTATCAGGAGGGCCAGTATTCAGCCCCCGACCCCACCATCACTCTGTGTTTCGGGGAGGAATTCCAAGACATCAACACTGCCAAGAACAAGCTAATAATCGTCCAGGTGAGAGAACTGCCCGTACCATGGAGAATGGAGCTTGTTGGGGTGATTggggaccaaaaaaaaaagtacatttaccatttaaaaccatggtcctcactcctggtcccgaagagccgcagggcgtgctggtttttgttttcgccttaatatccgCAACCAGTTAGGACCCAAGAAactaggtgaggtgagttaactgttcAATTAACTGtgttcattgatcaattaagtgctgagtaacaaccaaaggcagcacaccctgcggctgtcCGGGCCCAAGAGTGGGGACCATTGATTTAAAACCTACATTCCTATGTCGTGCTGCACCATCTTTCATAGCTGCACGTTGAATAGACTTCGGTTCAGAGGTATGGTAACTGGTCTTATCTGGTCTGTGCAGATCACACCAGTGAACTGCCAGCAGCTGCTGGACGCGGTCAACACCGTGCGCTCCCAGTACAGCAGCGCCAACCTGCAGATCTCTGACGAGATGCCGAGCGATCAGCTGGCTCGGATCTCCCAGGACCTCTGCAGCTACAACGCTCCACAGCGCTGCTTCCGTGAGAACATCCCCATCACCGTCTGACCTGCCGGGCACGGCGAGATGCGCTTCGGTTCTGTCCGCGACCCGGGTTCCGTCCGCGACCCGGGTTCCGTATGAAAGTATGCAGGACTGTGAGCTATAGACCTACTGTATTTAAAACGGGCTGGGAAGCCTGATTTAGATGCCTGAagttgaattaattaatttccttcCTGTTCAAGATTCAAGATAATTGAACTTGTGTAATCAGTATGACACAGATAGGTTTTACTATCTATGAGTGCTTgtgattaaatataaatatatggtatttttttattgaaaatgtgaatTCAAGGGCTAATCCTTTCAATCctgtatattttcttaaaaatgtgtttgattaACATGCTtataaactgatttttaaaaacgaATTCAAATATACtagtttattttttgaaatatttcaatgtttCTGGACATATGTTTTACCAATGAAGACTATTTTTGTTAatctatttaatttaatataaccTGTTTAGTGCAGATTAGTTTtttgtcacactttacaataaggttcttgaatttgcattaactaatgcagttgttaatcatgatgtacaaatgcattaagcaTGAATTTTAACTTTTCATcagataaatatatttattaactactaactaatttattaattacaggaatatttctatattagcaaaccataagatacatttaaaattagttagccatgaacaaatacattaacagttttaaaaaaatatatgaattgcCCATAACTATTGTAGTTTTCACAAATACATATAATGTACAACGCTGTTTTAGCTTCTCAGTCGTTGATTAACTACTACATAAGTTAATGGCATTAATGGCGTAACATTGTTGGTAAGTGTTACCCTTATTTTTTCCTTCTGTCATAAGCATCACTGCTTCGACAACAACACACATCTCCATTGAAGCATGTCTAAAGTCTGAACCTACAGCCAGCAGACACACATCTCCATTGAAGCATGTCTAAAGTCTGAGCCTACGGCCAGCAGACACATCTCCATTGCAGCATCTCTAAAACCTGGGCAGATACTGGAAAGCACCTCTAGTGCACTCAGGAAGAAGAGAACAATGCAGTTCATCAACATGTAACGTTATAGTTTCTACAGTTTTTTATGAACATCATCTGTGTGATCCATATTTCAACATATTTTCTAGCCATTTTAATTCAACATAATTCCGCCATTTTGAAACAAAACTACATAAGACATTCTTCTGCACACGAAAATGCTACACAACTTTGCAAGTCCAAGCTTGGATTTATTCAATTAGAAATTGTATATTGACATATACTTAAGATCATAACCAAGCTGCAGTGCAGAAAGACGGACATTCTTTTCACGTACAAATGTTAATTTgacattgtctgatctgacaTGGAATCAATCCCTTACAAACATGACAGATACATTCTAAAACCGTTACAAAATTAGGTAATCATGATGCTAATGGCAGAACCATGTGTAATGAATGCTTGAGTGAGTCATAGGAAGGGCGTGACATCACAAAATCGTTCAACCCTAAAATCTTTTACTTCGTACACAATGTTCTCCTGATCAGCTTCGATAAAGCCCTGGGTTTTCATGCATTACTAGGTTCACATTTCTAAAGCTGCTCTCTTTGAACACAAGCAAAGGTAATTCTCTGTGATTAAGTTGTGACAAATTTCATGTATTGAGACCAATCAAATGAGATTGGTGGACTTCTGCAAATGATCACTATCAATCAATTAAATGAATGGCCTTTCTTTAAACCGACTTTGCAACAAAATATATCTGGTGCACTGAATGCAgattaattatattttctaCCCACAGCATGTTTTTAGAAGGCAGGTTAAAACTGTGGGGCCAGGGTCATTTTTGCGGCAtatttgggcggcctgtagcgtagtggttaaggtacatgactgggacccgcaaggttggtggtttgatccctggtgtagccacaataagatccgcacagccgttgggcccctgagcaaggcccttaaccctgcattgctccaggggaggattgtctcatgctcagtcaaatcaactgtatgttgctctgaataagagcatctgccaaatgccgttaatgtaatgtaatatttttatttttagtcatATTATCTTCCTTTGTCAAAAACTGTCCTATTATTTGTTCTTTTTACCAAGTGCTATCCAATTAGTTACAGTGCATCCCACAAAGCACTGTTCATAGACATCTCACAAATTCattgtttgtgtgaaaacaGTATTTTAATGCAGCTAATATACAGTATTGTTTTGTAAATTACTACAAGATATATTGGCCTCTTATCTAATTTATATTGACTAAATGACACATGTTGTTAGAGCTTGAATTATTAGCTAAACTTGGCTTCATCTTGCCGTCTTGCGTCTCATGGACTGAAATATtggtcaaaaaatgtatttgttaaagtGGACGTTGGAGGGCCATAGTGAATGTACCATAAATAGTGGACAAGAATGCGATATAGAAGGAGGAAATAAATCCTGAAAACAAAAGTGAGTACTATAACGTATCTAATACCTCATATTATAATCGAATCAAGCTGGGCTGAGATGAACGGGTGGCTTCAAGCTCAAGTGACGTAGGGATGAGAAGGTAGGCCAGCTGCAAAGCTATTTAAACTAAGAGCAAGAGATCAAAACTGGGATAACGTCTTTCAATGAAGGAAATGAACTGTTAATGAAAACCACGAACAAGCGATTTATGCAAAAGATAAAAACAATTCTGTGTAATGTCGGGGAAGTGAAATACTTTCATTCACCAATAACTCAAATTCAAAACCTTATGGTTGTAAACTTGCATCACCCTTTGAATGCAGTAATATTTGTTATCCACTGTGCTCTGTACAGTGACTGCCCATGGTGCTGACCACCCTGCTATAGGTGATGAGCATgatgtgatatactgtatgtatcatATAATATACAACCCACTgttgatgtctatgggtcacagacttcaagcagtcaagGATATGCCACAAGCTACCGCAACTAAACTTTAATTTACGTAAACTTCATCTGTTAATATGTGCTGTAATTTGtaaatggtgaaaccaaacgtgtatgaaaatgaataaaagcaatgaatgtgcactttaagcgcatgtgaattgtttgattaataatctaaaattgtggtgtacagagccgaataaaaaattaaccaaaatatatatttgtcccaaacattatggagctcacaaAGCTTATATATTCCTttgattgaattattttatCTTCATGATGTCACCTGCCATTGCGTATAATGATAGTTTTAGGAGGAATGGTATGTCGGGGGAGTGACATCTGTAAcagtattaaatatattaaacgCATAAAGGTGAatatctttgtaaaaaaaactgtaacaatCATGCATTAGTGTAGGACTGTGAGCACCATTGTTGGTCCATGTGATGGTGCCTAGAAGCGATGATATTTGCActgcaacaaaatggctgtcttaacaagcttagttttttagttttgtaatatgtatttttattgtctCGAGAAGAAAATAtcagtttaatttttttatctttttctcttttcattccattttcttttcttttcatcttcTTGTTTCAAGTTACTGTTGGTTTTATGGTGCTGTATTGGGGTGAGAAATAAGCATGACAcatttctcaccccattggcaaatctttaaaTGAGTCAAACATTCTCACCTCATTGTGTCATTTAGAGAAAAGGTTAGATGTCAAGTGTGAATATAAGGCTAAGAATCATGTTGAGACTGATGTTTTTTGGAATAACCCTAcatttgcacatacagtatttatcatATTAATATGGTTCAACAATGCTGTGCTGTATGAAAAAGCAGTTTATCTGAGATTAATATAAACATTGTGGTTGCCATGATTTTTGAGTGGCAGTAGGATCATGGGTGCAGATCTCTCAACCAAACAATACCCTggcgcaaaaaaacaaacagcataagctaggttttggaacagctggtagctggttgaccggttagaccagctccatactcaacatggtttgaccaacgcaagctatgttttgaaacagttggtagctggtatttcatagctggtcatagctggattttacaccagggtaacGATGTACCTGATAAACTGCATTTCTGTACCGGAGCTTTGAGCCTTCTGGCTGGAAATGTACACCTATGGCAAGGTCTGCCGGCACTCTCACTTCCTCTTTTGGCCGAACAGATATTGGAGTTCCTCGGTCACTGCGGGGTTATTTTGGTGTGCCTTGCTTGGCTACAGCCCATTGCACAATCCGTTCCAGCGTGGgtgaagggtttttttttctctctctctgggtctctgatctttgatttttttttgttgttgcaactCTAGTGATTGTCTTTCACGATTCTTACATACAGACTGGAAACAGGGAAAATCCACAATGGCCTCAAGCATCGATTTCACGAGCAGACTCGCGGTATTATTGACGTTTTCAACACCTGGCTGAATCCGTAACGCCCCATGGGATAGGTCACACGCTCTCTCCGTCACTGACAGTCAAAAGGCAAGTTTTAAAAACTCCCTGGGAGAATTAACTAGCGCCGTTAGATAAGTACCGTACCGTCAGCAAACGGCCTTCTCAGTCTCTCGAGGGGAGGGAAAGCAAGGGTTTGAGTGGGGGGGAGGCCGTATGACCTGAAATTTTCTATGAACAGCTGCGTCTGCAGCGTGGTTAGCCCCGTTGCGACAGTGTGTGGACAATCTGTGGCACCAGAGGGTTCCATGGAAAAACCGCAACAGTCTCccgggtttaaaaaaaaaagacgtaTGTCACGTATGTATCAACATGTAATGACTGACTTTTGGGATATCTTTAAGCTTTTATCTCCATTGAGGTAACATGTCTAAATATGATGCTAGACAACATGTCATGAagtaatttcaaaataattagcCGTCATCCTTGCGATTAAACTTCCTGCTAGGCTAATATTTAGCGTTTGCGTATGCAATTGCCTAGAATGTTCAGTGGTAGTTGATGAATTGAATGAATAAGGAAATACAACTATTAAAGACTCTTGAGGcatttcatacagtatgtatgaaaGTCATATCCACGTCACTTGAAGTTCATGATCCTAATACTATCTAAATATACGATATATCAAAAAGACTGATATGCAGATGTATCAGAAATTGTATTGTCCTGTTAATGCGCGAAATAGATGCAAAAAACATCACAGCATGAACTGCAAAATTTACTTCTGACTACATTAAACCATTTCAATTGCATCGTATCCATAACTACATTAGAACTTTCCCACTGCATTGTCTCCATGACTACATTAAAACTTCCCCACTGTATTGTATCCGTGACTACATTAAAACTTCCCCACTGTATTGTATCCGTGACTACATTAAAACTTCTCCACTGCCCTGTATCCGCCATTGCATTAAGCATATCCGCTGCATTGTTTTCACCATTTCTGCAATAATTCCTTTTGTAAGAAAGCAGATGGTTTAAGAAAAGAGGAAAAGCATAAATCTTCTTATTCATCAAAATCCTTCCTTTTTGGTTTTGGTGTGTGCTCGCTTGCAGCATTGGCGGCCCATACATTGTAGTGCTGACTCCACCATTCTGAGAAAACTTTGTTGGACCAGCCGAGTCAGCACAGATTTCCCCCGCCTTGTCTCTTAATCCCACCGCTAACGCGGACACCTCAGGCCACAGATATCATATGAAAATGGGCCTGTGGGGCATCATAATAGTCTAGGGAACTGGGCTGTCAATGCCAGAGCTGTTTGACTTCATTCCCTTGACTTCACGATGTATTGCCATTGTACCCTTTAGTACTGTTAATGACCGGCTggaggattgtatgtaaaggaCGTAAACAAcactaaataatgaaaatacaaatgatacaTTTTAGGACTGCTGAGTAGTGTTtctttagagaaaaaaaaactacacttAAAACAACACTTTTTACCAAATCTGTgccattaaattaatttagagCCTTGGTCAATTTTACTTTACAAATGTACTTAATAATAATCGAAGAAGCTCGTAATGGCCGTGTCAACCCTTCAAAACTATAGCAATGCATTTTCGCCGAGCTCCAGAGATGATTCCATTCCGTAACTGTAACTGAAATAGCTTGGAGACTGGTGAAGCAATAACACAATCTCGCGATGTTTGATCCGATGTCTGATAGAGCAGTGTATATTACTACACTTCTCTGATCGAGCTGCAGCCCGTGCCTTGCCGCAGATCATGGCTTATATGTGTGGCTTGTAGCTCTACTGCGTCTTTTCTTAGAAGGAGCCGGTCTGCGGTGCTCAGTTATGGGAAATTGACTCACTGCGGCAGTGTTCCAAAAtgtacagaaaaataaatagaaatgtatttgcCATTGCTCTGCACTTTATGTTTTATGTCTGAGCTTTTGTTCACAGAGCCCTTTCTGCGGATGGTGAATTGTGATCTGTCGTGATAGTGCTAAGTTCAGAACACCCCAATCGTTTTTCCTCGTGATTTTGTCTTGTTAATTCCTGAAGCTACCTATTTACAAAGCATTTCTGAGAAATGCAGAAATCAAAAACTCATCCCTATACCCACTATGATTATTCCTAAActctctttatttctgaatCTATTCATTTTTTCAGCATTACAGCATAACTGTTGTAACATACACTAATTTTATATGTTTTTCCTAGAAGGGCATTTATGACCAAATAGCCAAGTGACTCCCAatagaaaataattacaaaaataaataaatacatatgtgACACAAGTAATGTACGTTGTTAAATAACTGGCAATACCCATGCAAATAACTGAAACTAAAAACCCTGAACAAAGTAGACCActactgtataatataataaaccaGTGTAGTGTATTCAACTAAATCAAAAAGTAACAGAATGAAGTAGAATGAAGCTTTCATTTAAGGTTTTTTGAGGGTGCTGCTATTCCTATTAGTAAACAATAACGGTTGTATAAACGTAACTAGGAATACTCACATTTTCTCCTCAGTCATTTTCTACACAACCATTATTTTCAATGTGGGTATTGAGAATTAAGGGAGAATTAACGTTAGTTGAGTTTTTGACAATGAATATCATAATATCAAAGACAACCTTGATGGAACCAACCTTGCCAAAAGACAGAATtatgaaatatatgaaatactATAAACATAGATTACATAATATCCATGGTAAAATATTGCACTGAAAAGTCAAGTAATTACACAGAtgcaaatgtgtattttgctaaaAACACTTTGAGAAAGAACTCTAGAACTGATGAGTAGACCTGAGTGGTATTTTACAAGCAACAATACAATTTGGTAGTTAAGATTtcccaagacaaaaaaaaaaaaaaaaaaaaaatcaatgttctTATTAAGCAATGAATGTCAGAATAGTGGGGGCTGTGTGGTGTCTCTGGGGAGCGCTGGGGTTTGCGAGCGTACCGAGGGGGGTGATGAAAATAGCTCGAGAGGAACTGGAGAAACAGCGCAAAGGCCTCAGAGTGGTGTTGTGCAGGTGGGGTGACAGACCACATCCTGGTAGGTACTGGCTAGAGACGACGCACCTGAAGGTCCAGGCTGGCCGAGGTTCCAGAGACGCTTCCTTAAACCAGTATCGATTCGCTCAGTGACCAAAATGCCTGAAGGTCCACCCCCTCTCGACTCCCGTGTGGCTGGATGTCTGGTGCTGGAAGCCCTGGGCTGTGCCTGTGAACATGTccgttgtaaatggtaaatggtaaatggtaaatggtcggaatttatatatgatatatgtCGGCATTGTATTATTTTCTCATAATGGTTTCCGCCAAACACCCGCGGTTCAGGAACAAACGcgcaacaaaagccagcatctGGCGTGCGTTGCCCAGAGATGGTTCTTAAAAAGGAACTCAGGATTGCACAAGATGGACGCCCGTTGTGCGCCCGTTGTGTCGCCCGTGGGGGGACGGCTCGGACATCTGGGGCCGATCCCTGCGGGCCTCGGTCTGGCTCACAAAACAGGAAAAATCTGTGCCTCTGGAAGGGTGACCTTCCCATCGTGCAACTTCTCTAAATGTCTAAAAAGAGCAgcggtggagggagagagagagagagagacgcttgCGGAGGCAAGACTGGCCACTACGGCCGGCGGCGCGCGGCCGTTGGCCGTTGAGCAATACGCGGGCCTCCAGATCCTCGCCTCCAGATCCTCCAACGCGGGAACGAGACTCGAGAGACTCGTCTCCGTTCGCACGCGCAGCGCACGCGCAGTCACTTCTGTGCGAGGCTCAACGGAGCCCTGCCTTTTTGAGTCGCGTTGTTTGCACGGTCGCACGAAGATTTATTGtaaattacaatttaaaaaaacaaccttaATAACTTAAAGGAAAAACAAGAAGTTAAAACAGTCAGATTGATTTAAGTATATTTATCACATAACTTTCATGTTTTTCCCGCTTAGTTTTAAAAGTTAAAGAGTTTGGGAATTTCTAATGTCTGCTGGCAGTTTGTTTTCCGGGTGTGGGTAGCATAGTAAGAGAAGGCTGCCTCTCCGTGTTTTGTTTTAACTCTTGGAATAGTCAATAAGCCAGCGTCACATGACCTTGGGCTCTGGGGGGTTCGTAAGGCAAGGGTAGATGGGAGATATATGAAGGCCCATTTAGTGACTTGTGCACAAGCAGCAATGTTTCGAATGTAATTCTCCGATTGATTGGCAGCCAGTGGCGTGATGTGATCAACATATGAAGATTACTTGAGAAATTAAGATCGTTGTGGACTAGTCGATTGCAGTCGGAAACCACAACTTAATACACTGTACCCATTTCAGGCAGTCAAGCATTTTAAACCAGGCAAATGTTATCCCATGATTAATGGTAGCTTTAGTACGTTTTCTTCatattaatatgaaaaatataaatgtatacttCACATTCTATATCTTTCTCATCAgaattatgctttttttttaaattcacgcTTTTTACTTTTGTAGGACAGTGAAAAGCATGAATAAAAACTGCAATATAATTTATACACATATTAACATATGCATGGCACCACACAGCGATGTGACATATTAATGACAACCAGATCAGTCACAAGGCACTAAACATCAGTCAGTCACAAGGCACCAAAGGGCTGCTTGAGGGGGATTTCTGCCATCAGTACCCATGCATAGTTCACTcaactgtagctagctaacaggtgagagacagagaatatGACTGATAGATACTGTTCATATATTAGGGGTTGTCACATGTCTGGTTTAAAGAAAATCTATCTGCCCATTTTCGGTTAATTTCTCCTTTGACgccaaaatataataaaatgtaagcTTCACAAGT is part of the Conger conger chromosome 15, fConCon1.1, whole genome shotgun sequence genome and encodes:
- the irf8 gene encoding interferon regulatory factor 8 isoform X1, translated to MKYYSSVLALSCLDLSPVQGPHTKTKEMTVNPGGRRLRQWLIEQIHSNLYPGLLWEDEERTMFRIPWKHAGKQDYNQEIDASIFKAWAVFKGKFKEGDKAEPATWKTRLRCALNKSPDFEEVTDRSQLDISEPYKVYRIVPEEEQKTGKSTAMSVSDVTDMECSSAELEELIKKSSSEDYRPNIKSCHSPPQEPSRSQPTPEWWSPSGLNPMLLNPDPTPPGSFNSAFSQMMITFFYGGKMMGSTMTTHGEGCRISPFQPPVMNEMLYGGDSLQSIRFPPVEMIEHERQRHVTRKLFGHLERGVLVRANREGVFIKRLCQSRVFWSGLCAQYSPGPSKLERDAVVKIFDTGRFLQALQLYQEGQYSAPDPTITLCFGEEFQDINTAKNKLIIVQITPVNCQQLLDAVNTVRSQYSSANLQISDEMPSDQLARISQDLCSYNAPQRCFRENIPITV
- the irf8 gene encoding interferon regulatory factor 8 isoform X2, with protein sequence MKYYSSVLALSCLDLSPVQGPHTKTKEMTVNPGGRRLRQWLIEQIHSNLYPGLLWEDEERTMFRIPWKHAGKQDYNQEIDASIFKAWAVFKGKFKEGDKAEPATWKTRLRCALNKSPDFEEVTDRSQLDISEPYKVYRIVPEEEQKSKSTAMSVSDVTDMECSSAELEELIKKSSSEDYRPNIKSCHSPPQEPSRSQPTPEWWSPSGLNPMLLNPDPTPPGSFNSAFSQMMITFFYGGKMMGSTMTTHGEGCRISPFQPPVMNEMLYGGDSLQSIRFPPVEMIEHERQRHVTRKLFGHLERGVLVRANREGVFIKRLCQSRVFWSGLCAQYSPGPSKLERDAVVKIFDTGRFLQALQLYQEGQYSAPDPTITLCFGEEFQDINTAKNKLIIVQITPVNCQQLLDAVNTVRSQYSSANLQISDEMPSDQLARISQDLCSYNAPQRCFRENIPITV